One segment of Desulfosudis oleivorans Hxd3 DNA contains the following:
- a CDS encoding carbon-nitrogen family hydrolase — protein sequence MTPKTIRAGVVQFDTRLGDIEVNLKSALDGIAGLAAQGADLAVLPELWPCGFDNRHLAAHAAQTPRILEIVSAQAAEHSMVIAGSVPEAGPDGICNTLVVMDRDGREAGRYRKIHLFSAGGEERFFAKGKAWAVCDTAAGKLGLMICYDLRFPELCRVLALDGAACVIVPAQWPEARIDHWNALLKARAIENQLFVVGANRCGHDPSLAYGGGSQVVSPTGEVLALARADAPQVILANLDRAVMENFRKHIPCLQERAPESYQTGPKGKS from the coding sequence ATGACTCCAAAAACCATACGGGCCGGGGTGGTGCAGTTTGACACCCGCCTCGGCGATATTGAGGTCAACCTGAAAAGCGCGCTTGACGGCATTGCCGGCCTGGCCGCGCAAGGGGCCGACCTTGCCGTGCTGCCGGAACTGTGGCCCTGCGGGTTTGACAACCGCCACCTGGCGGCCCATGCCGCCCAAACCCCCCGGATTCTGGAGATTGTTTCGGCTCAGGCCGCGGAACATAGCATGGTGATCGCCGGTTCCGTGCCGGAGGCCGGGCCTGACGGCATCTGCAACACCCTGGTGGTGATGGACAGGGACGGCCGGGAAGCCGGCCGGTACCGGAAAATCCATCTTTTTTCCGCTGGCGGTGAAGAGCGCTTTTTTGCAAAAGGCAAGGCCTGGGCCGTGTGCGATACCGCCGCGGGAAAACTGGGCCTGATGATCTGTTACGATCTTCGGTTTCCCGAACTGTGCCGGGTCCTGGCCTTAGACGGCGCCGCGTGCGTCATCGTACCGGCCCAGTGGCCAGAAGCCCGGATTGACCACTGGAACGCGTTGCTGAAAGCCAGGGCCATTGAAAACCAGTTGTTTGTGGTGGGGGCCAACCGGTGCGGCCATGATCCATCCCTGGCCTATGGCGGCGGCTCCCAGGTGGTCTCTCCGACAGGAGAGGTGCTGGCCCTTGCTCGGGCGGACGCGCCGCAGGTTATTCTGGCGAACCTGGACCGGGCCGTGATGGAAAATTTCAGAAAGCACATACCGTGTCTTCAGGAGCGGGCGCCGGAAAGCTATCAAACCGGGCCAAAGGGAAAATCATGA
- the icd gene encoding isocitrate dehydrogenase (NADP(+)) — protein MANTQKITRNPDGSLNVPDMPVIPFIEGDGTGPDIWKAAKMVLDAAVDAAYGGSRKIAWQEVLAGEKAYEKTGQWLPEETLDTIREYVVAIKGPLTTPVGKGIRSLNVSIRQLLDLYACVRPVRYIDPIPSPMKQPEKVNMVVFRENTEDVYAGIEWEAGSAEAEKLIAFMKNELGASVAAGSGIGIKPMSEINTRRLVARAIAYAIAKGLSSVTLMHKGNIMKFTEGAFCTWGYKAARELFADRTITEAEVYEKHDGKPPGGRVMIKDRIADMLFQQILLRPDEYQVIACPNLNGDYISDALAAQAGGLGMAPGANIGDECAVFEATHGTAPKYAGLDKVNPGSLILSGAMMLEHMGWDEAGAMIWKALQQAIADGEVTYDLARQIEGAREVKCSVFAERVCEKLRALGQQA, from the coding sequence ATGGCAAATACGCAGAAGATCACCCGGAACCCCGACGGATCGTTGAATGTCCCGGATATGCCCGTTATTCCTTTTATCGAAGGGGACGGCACCGGACCGGATATATGGAAGGCGGCGAAGATGGTGCTGGACGCGGCAGTGGACGCGGCCTACGGCGGCAGCCGGAAAATCGCATGGCAGGAAGTTCTTGCCGGTGAAAAGGCCTATGAAAAGACCGGCCAGTGGCTGCCCGAAGAGACGCTGGACACCATCCGGGAGTACGTGGTGGCCATCAAGGGCCCCCTGACCACGCCGGTGGGCAAGGGAATCCGCAGCCTCAACGTCTCCATCCGCCAGCTGCTCGACCTTTACGCCTGCGTGCGGCCGGTGCGCTACATTGATCCCATTCCCAGCCCCATGAAACAGCCGGAAAAGGTCAACATGGTGGTGTTCCGGGAAAACACCGAGGATGTCTACGCCGGCATCGAGTGGGAGGCGGGCAGCGCCGAGGCGGAAAAGCTTATCGCGTTCATGAAAAACGAGCTGGGGGCTTCCGTGGCCGCCGGTTCGGGCATCGGCATCAAGCCCATGAGCGAAATCAACACCCGCCGGCTGGTGGCCCGGGCCATTGCCTATGCCATAGCCAAGGGGCTCTCCTCGGTGACCCTGATGCACAAGGGCAATATCATGAAGTTTACCGAAGGGGCCTTCTGCACCTGGGGATACAAGGCCGCCAGAGAGCTGTTTGCCGACCGGACCATCACCGAGGCCGAGGTCTACGAAAAGCACGACGGCAAACCGCCCGGGGGCAGGGTGATGATCAAGGACCGGATCGCGGACATGCTGTTTCAGCAGATCCTGCTGCGGCCGGACGAATACCAGGTGATTGCCTGCCCCAACCTCAACGGTGACTATATTTCCGACGCGCTGGCGGCCCAGGCCGGTGGGCTGGGCATGGCGCCGGGCGCCAACATCGGCGATGAATGCGCGGTGTTCGAGGCCACCCACGGCACGGCCCCCAAGTACGCGGGCCTGGACAAGGTCAATCCCGGTTCCCTGATTCTTTCCGGCGCCATGATGCTGGAACACATGGGGTGGGACGAGGCCGGCGCCATGATCTGGAAGGCCCTTCAGCAGGCCATTGCCGACGGCGAGGTGACCTATGACCTGGCCCGCCAGATTGAAGGGGCCCGGGAGGTCAAGTGCTCCGTGTTCGCGGAAAGGGTCTGCGAAAAGCTGCGGGCCCTGGGGCAACAGGCCTGA
- a CDS encoding ComF family protein, with protein sequence MTAPFLAAAFRSIVDAVYPPACCACGGPVCRETSGAVLSETPPPGFIDDTENPFSHVMGPVLCDVCVKAFTPITPPFCPVCGNMFVSRDAEDHVCGACADFPRRFGRARAVGAYEASLMAAVHKFKYAGRTGLAGPLGMLLFLSFLRWYDPEQVDLVTPVPLHRGKLRKRGFNQSFLMIRKWHRQATAVGTVFPGEKIKRDLLVRTVKTRSQTELSRKERMLNVKGAFALTDPSAVAGKRVLVVDDVFTTGATVNECARVLLAGGAKQVDVLTLARVNS encoded by the coding sequence ATGACAGCGCCGTTTCTTGCCGCGGCTTTTCGGTCGATTGTGGATGCCGTCTATCCGCCGGCCTGCTGCGCCTGCGGCGGCCCTGTCTGCCGGGAAACCAGCGGCGCCGTCCTTTCAGAAACGCCGCCGCCCGGTTTTATTGACGACACCGAAAATCCTTTTTCGCATGTGATGGGGCCGGTGCTGTGCGATGTCTGCGTCAAGGCCTTTACGCCGATCACGCCGCCCTTTTGCCCGGTCTGCGGCAACATGTTTGTCAGCCGGGATGCCGAGGACCACGTGTGCGGGGCCTGCGCGGATTTTCCCAGGCGGTTCGGCCGCGCCCGCGCCGTGGGCGCCTACGAGGCATCCCTGATGGCCGCGGTCCACAAGTTCAAATACGCCGGCCGCACCGGCCTGGCCGGTCCCCTGGGCATGCTGCTGTTCCTGTCTTTTTTGCGGTGGTATGATCCGGAGCAGGTGGACCTGGTGACGCCGGTGCCCCTGCACCGGGGGAAACTCAGAAAACGGGGGTTCAACCAGTCCTTTCTCATGATCCGGAAGTGGCACAGGCAGGCAACTGCCGTGGGAACGGTGTTCCCCGGGGAGAAGATCAAGCGGGACCTTCTGGTGCGGACCGTTAAAACCCGGTCCCAGACCGAGCTTTCCAGAAAGGAACGGATGTTGAATGTAAAGGGGGCCTTTGCCCTGACCGACCCATCGGCCGTGGCCGGCAAACGGGTGCTGGTGGTGGATGACGTATTTACCACCGGCGCCACGGTCAACGAATGCGCCCGGGTTTTGCTGGCCGGGGGCGCAAAACAGGTGGATGTCCTGACCCTGGCCCGGGTAAACAGTTAG